Proteins encoded in a region of the Orcinus orca chromosome X, mOrcOrc1.1, whole genome shotgun sequence genome:
- the LOC105748287 gene encoding vesicle-associated membrane protein-associated protein A-like yields MAPISGAMVKHEQILVLDPPTDLKFKVILQPFDYYPNEKSKHKFMVQTIFAPPNIPDMEAVWKEAKPDELMNSKLRCVFEMSNENDKLNDMEPSKVVPLNAAKQDGPVSKPHSVSLNDTETRKVTEECKRLQGEMMKQLEENQHLRDEGLRLIMVAHSDKPGYTSAAFFRDNVTSPLPSLLVVIAAIFIVFFLGKFIL; encoded by the coding sequence ATGGCGCCCATCTCTGGGGCCATGGTGAAGCACGAGCAGATCCTGGTCCTCGACCCGCCCACAGACCTCAAATTTAAAGTAATACTGCAGCCTTTTGACTATTACCCCAATGAGAAGAGTAAACACAAGTTTATGGTACAGACCATCTTTGCTCCACCAAACATTCCAGATATGGAAGCCGTGTGGAAAGAGGCAAAACCCGATGAATTGATGAATTCTAAATTGAGATGTGTATTTGAAATGTCcaatgaaaatgataaattgaATGACATGGAACCCAGCAAAGTCGTTCCCCTGAACGCTGCAAAGCAGGACGGGCCCGTGTCAAAGCCACACAGTGTTTCCCTCAATGATACTGAGACGAGGAAGGTCACGGAAGAGTGCAAGAGGCTCCAGGGAGAGATGATGAAGCAATTGGAAGAAAACCAACACCTGAGAGATGAAGGCTTAAGGCTCATAATGGTGGCACATTCGGATAAACCTGGATACACCTCAGCTGCATTCTTCAGAGATAATGTCACCAGTCCTCTTCCTTCACTTCTTGTTGTAATTGCAGCCATTTTCATTGTATTCTTTCTAGGGAAATTCATCTTGTAG